One region of Paucibacter aquatile genomic DNA includes:
- a CDS encoding SdiA-regulated domain-containing protein, translating to MKLKSLALALLAAASGLAQAGDRLDLGNYQVKASYALDLLGGSSANQVSGLEASAVSYARDRGTLFYVGDEGTGVVEISLTGQTLGKMAFNWSGTGSTKRDTEGLAYLGGGMLAVSEERLQDVYRFSFVNGGSAVLKSNFVSIANNSVGNNGIEGLAYDTRNGGSFISVKQQSPQNVLSGSLSFAAATGNPPSSSGDGSTPPGGGVAAMSALFNPASLGLSSLSDVATLSGVDHLAGSSAADNLLLLSLGSRKLVEVNRQGQVLSSLDLSQVLPNNGIEGVTIDEKGTIYLVAEQDQTGSALPGAQSQLIVLSATAPVPEPSSYALMALGLAGLLAVAKRRRKV from the coding sequence ATGAAACTCAAATCCCTTGCTCTCGCCTTGCTGGCCGCCGCCAGCGGCCTGGCCCAGGCCGGCGATCGCCTCGATCTCGGCAACTACCAGGTCAAGGCCAGCTATGCCCTGGATCTGCTGGGCGGCAGCAGCGCCAACCAGGTCTCGGGCCTGGAGGCCTCGGCCGTCAGCTACGCCCGCGACCGCGGCACCTTGTTCTATGTCGGTGATGAAGGCACCGGCGTGGTCGAAATCTCGCTGACCGGCCAGACCTTGGGCAAGATGGCCTTCAACTGGAGCGGCACCGGCAGCACCAAGCGCGACACGGAAGGCCTGGCCTACCTGGGCGGCGGCATGCTGGCCGTCAGCGAAGAGCGCTTGCAAGATGTCTACCGCTTCAGCTTCGTCAATGGTGGCAGCGCCGTCCTGAAGAGCAACTTCGTCTCGATCGCCAACAATTCGGTCGGCAACAACGGCATCGAGGGTCTGGCCTACGACACCCGCAACGGCGGCAGCTTCATCAGCGTCAAGCAGCAGTCGCCGCAGAACGTCTTGTCCGGCAGCCTGAGCTTTGCGGCGGCCACCGGCAACCCGCCGTCCAGCTCGGGCGACGGCTCGACCCCGCCCGGCGGAGGCGTGGCGGCGATGAGTGCCTTGTTCAATCCAGCCTCGCTGGGTCTGAGCAGCTTGTCCGATGTGGCCACGCTCTCGGGCGTGGATCACCTGGCTGGCAGCTCGGCGGCCGACAACCTGCTGCTGCTGAGCCTGGGTTCGCGCAAGCTGGTCGAGGTGAACCGCCAGGGTCAGGTCTTGAGCAGCCTGGATCTCAGCCAGGTGTTGCCGAACAACGGCATCGAAGGTGTCACCATCGACGAAAAAGGCACCATCTATCTGGTGGCCGAACAAGACCAGACCGGCTCAGCCCTGCCAGGCGCGCAGTCCCAGCTGATCGTGCTGTCAGCGACGGCCCCGGTGCCGGAGCCGTCCAGCTATGCGCTGATGGCGCTCGGCCTGGCGGGTCTGCTGGCTGTCGCCAAGCGCCGTCGCAAGGTCTGA
- a CDS encoding lamin tail domain-containing protein, which yields MNAARFFSFRFSPRAAPLVAPVAALLALASTPTLAQLRITEVSAWSSGNSAYGADWFELSNLGTTAISLSGWTMDDNSNGTAKVALTGIASIAAGETVIFTEKDVTASFLSTWFGAQAPVGLQIGLYKGAGVGLSTGGDAVNIFNASGVLQARVEFGVSSTTAPLQTFDNAAGLNNALISQLSVVGVNGAFRSADGQEIGSPGLIAAAPVPEPESYALLLAGLGLLAAVARKRPR from the coding sequence ATGAACGCAGCGCGCTTCTTCTCTTTCCGCTTCTCCCCTCGGGCGGCTCCTTTGGTGGCTCCTGTGGCAGCCTTGCTGGCGCTGGCAAGCACGCCGACCCTGGCCCAGCTGAGGATCACCGAGGTCTCGGCCTGGTCCAGCGGCAACTCCGCCTACGGCGCCGATTGGTTCGAGCTGAGCAATCTGGGCACCACCGCCATCAGCCTGAGCGGCTGGACCATGGACGACAACTCCAACGGCACGGCCAAGGTGGCCCTGACCGGCATCGCCAGCATCGCCGCGGGCGAGACGGTGATCTTCACCGAGAAGGACGTCACGGCCAGCTTCCTGAGCACCTGGTTCGGCGCCCAGGCGCCGGTGGGCTTGCAGATCGGCTTGTACAAGGGGGCCGGTGTCGGCCTGAGCACCGGCGGTGATGCGGTCAATATCTTCAACGCCAGCGGCGTGCTGCAGGCCCGTGTGGAGTTCGGTGTGTCCAGCACCACAGCGCCCCTGCAGACCTTTGACAACGCAGCCGGCCTGAACAACGCCCTGATCAGCCAGCTCAGCGTGGTCGGCGTCAACGGCGCCTTCCGGTCGGCCGATGGCCAGGAAATCGGCTCGCCCGGTCTGATCGCTGCCGCCCCGGTGCCGGAGCCCGAAAGCTATGCCCTGCTGCTGGCCGGCCTTGGCCTGCTGGCCGCTGTGGCGCGCAAGCGCCCGCGCTGA
- a CDS encoding proteasome-type protease, producing MTYCVAMRLDAGLLFASDSRTNAGVDHIATFRKMNVFEAPGERLIVLLSAGNLATTQSVISLLRQRLEHEGEHLLNRRSMYDVAELVGRTVKEIVARDANSQSLGQGVDFGGNFIVGGQIRGEEPRLFHVYAQGNFIEACEDTPYFQIGESKYGKPIIDRVINTGTSLKEAAKCTLISFDSTIRSNLSVGLPIDMLLYRAHSFAPAAPHRVTADDPYFNKLRRGWGEGLKRVFAKLPDEDWFA from the coding sequence ATGACCTACTGCGTTGCCATGCGTCTCGACGCCGGCCTCTTGTTCGCCTCGGACTCGCGCACCAATGCGGGCGTCGACCACATCGCCACCTTCCGCAAGATGAATGTCTTCGAAGCGCCCGGCGAGCGCCTGATCGTGCTGCTGAGCGCCGGCAACCTGGCCACCACGCAAAGCGTGATCAGCCTGCTGCGTCAGCGCCTGGAGCATGAGGGCGAGCACCTGCTCAACCGGCGCTCCATGTACGACGTGGCCGAGCTGGTCGGGCGCACGGTCAAGGAAATCGTCGCCCGCGATGCCAATTCACAAAGCCTGGGCCAGGGCGTGGATTTCGGCGGCAACTTCATCGTCGGCGGCCAGATCCGCGGCGAGGAGCCACGGCTTTTCCATGTCTATGCGCAGGGCAACTTCATCGAAGCCTGCGAGGACACGCCCTACTTCCAGATCGGCGAATCCAAGTACGGCAAACCCATCATCGACCGCGTCATCAACACCGGCACCTCGCTCAAGGAAGCGGCCAAGTGCACGCTGATCTCGTTCGACTCGACCATCCGCAGCAACCTCTCGGTCGGCCTACCCATCGACATGCTGCTCTACCGCGCCCACAGCTTTGCCCCGGCCGCACCGCACCGCGTCACCGCCGACGACCCCTACTTCAACAAGCTGCGCCGCGGCTGGGGCGAAGGGCTGAAGCGGGTGTTCGCCAAGCTGCCGGACGAAGACTGGTTCGCCTGA
- a CDS encoding YebC/PmpR family DNA-binding transcriptional regulator, whose translation MGAQWKAKHKDLAANAKGRIFGKLSKEIQLAARSGADTDLNPRLRMVVEQARKASMPRETLERAIKKGAGLLGDAVHYERVTYEGFAPHRVPVIVECLTDNINRTVSEIRVLFRKGQLGAAGSVSWDFSYLGLIEATPAQPGADAELAAIEAGAQDFELGEADEDGEVAPTVFLSDAADLDLVCRALPQHGFNVVSAKLGYRPKNTVSLSGAELEEVEAFLAAIDEHDDVQEVYVGLAG comes from the coding sequence ATGGGCGCACAGTGGAAAGCCAAACACAAAGACCTGGCGGCCAATGCCAAGGGTCGCATCTTCGGCAAGCTGTCCAAGGAGATCCAGCTGGCCGCCCGCAGCGGCGCCGACACCGACCTGAACCCACGCCTGCGCATGGTGGTGGAGCAGGCGCGCAAGGCCTCGATGCCGCGTGAAACCCTGGAGCGTGCCATCAAGAAAGGCGCCGGCCTGCTGGGTGATGCGGTGCACTACGAGCGTGTCACCTACGAAGGTTTTGCCCCGCACCGTGTGCCGGTCATCGTCGAATGCCTGACCGACAACATCAACCGCACCGTGTCCGAGATCCGCGTGCTGTTCCGCAAGGGCCAGCTGGGCGCGGCGGGTTCGGTGTCCTGGGACTTCAGCTATCTGGGCCTGATCGAGGCCACGCCGGCGCAGCCTGGGGCCGATGCCGAACTCGCCGCCATCGAGGCCGGCGCCCAGGACTTCGAGCTCGGCGAGGCGGATGAGGACGGTGAAGTGGCCCCCACCGTCTTCCTCAGCGATGCCGCCGATCTGGACCTGGTCTGCCGTGCCCTGCCGCAGCATGGCTTCAATGTCGTCTCGGCCAAGCTGGGCTACCGGCCCAAGAACACCGTCAGCCTCAGCGGCGCCGAGCTGGAAGAGGTCGAAGCTTTCCTCGCCGCCATCGACGAGCATGACGATGTGCAAGAGGTCTACGTCGGCCTGGCGGGCTGA